A stretch of Brassica napus cultivar Da-Ae chromosome C6, Da-Ae, whole genome shotgun sequence DNA encodes these proteins:
- the LOC111198288 gene encoding protein PATRONUS 1 yields the protein PSCLTFFNRGLWISERTITSLLRKKRKCIKEQRSLWNNHFSADILLHQDSTSIKVKHLKHDKETMDAKNKLTCEEPEEIPSPKLTDWLKSSTTPWRSPIPPGFMMMMMPSTPLAWRFGSAEFTLKEDLF from the exons CCGAGCTGTTTAACCTTCTTTAATCGTGGTCTGTGGATAAGCGAAAGAACAATCACTTCTCTGCtgagaaaaaagagaaaatgcaTCAAAGAGCAGCGGAGTCTCTGGAACAATCACTTCTCTGCTGATATTCTACTCCACCAGG ATTCTACCAGCATCAAGGTAAAGCATCTCAAGCATGACAAAGAAACG ATGGATGCTAAGAACAAACTGACTTGTGAAGAACCAGAAGAGATACCATCTCCCAAGTTGACTGATTGGCTGAAGAGCTCAACAACTCCATGGCGCTCCCCAATTCCGCCTGGctttatgatgatgatgatgccttCCACACCTCTGGCTTGGCGGTTCGGTTCAGCTGAGTTCACTCTCAAAGAAGACCTCTTCTGA
- the LOC106405474 gene encoding putative BTB/POZ domain-containing protein At2g05330 — protein MFESDKIKNWTVHETITLSDLKREELEVFVEFCYAGECMPSEKLKKHAMSLYRAADKYEIPYLRDLCRNHIMSSINASNAVEILELSRLPLDKTLSEFANNYIEFHSSMIFPFDRFRT, from the coding sequence ATGTTTGAATCTGACAAAATCAAGAACTGGACTGTTCACGAGACAATAACTCTCTCCGATCTTAAACGTGAAGAGTTAGAGGTTTTTGTCGAGTTTTGTTACGCTGGAGAGTGCATGCCTTCCGAGAAGCTGAAGAAACATGCAATGTCCCTGTACCGTGCTGCTGACAAATACGAGATTCCTTATTTACGGGATCTATGTAGAAACCATATTATGTCGTCTATAAACGCTTCAAACGCTGTTGAAATTCTAGAGCTCTCAAGACTACCTCTCGACAAAACCCTCTCCGAATTTGCTAACAATTATATCGAGTTTCACTCGAGTATGATTTTCCCTTTTGATAGGTTTAGAACTTAA
- the LOC106405374 gene encoding uncharacterized protein LOC106405374 isoform X3: MVSREYKRDSSLREKFQLLRSITNSNAESETSIIVDASKYIKKLKQKVEKINNETTSEKYFCDPTGHMVTVETLEKGFMIKVMSGKNEAGLLVCVLEAFEDLGLEVVEARVSCMDSFSLHAIGSSNAVAVAIRTWSDSHDPKG; the protein is encoded by the exons ATGGTTTCGAGGGAATACAAGAGAGATTCCTCTCTTCGTGAAAAGTTTCAATTGCTTCGTTCAATTACTAACTCTAATGCT GAAAGTGAAACCTCGATCATAGTGGATGCatcaaaatatatcaaaaagcTTAAGCAGAAAGTTGAAAAAATCAACAATGAGACCACGTCTGAGAAATATTTCTGTGATCCTACCGGTCACATG GTTACAGTGGAAACCCTAGAGAAGGGATTCATGATAAAAGTAATGTCAGGGAAGAATGAGGCAGGCTTGTTGGTTTGTGTTCTTGAAGCCTTTGAGGATCTTGGACTTGAGGTTGTTGAAGCTAGGGTTTCATGTATGGACTCATTTAGCTTGCATGCCATTGGTTCATCAAAT GCAGTTGCAGTGGCAATCAGGACCTGGAGTGATAGCCATGATCCAAAAGG ATAA
- the LOC106405735 gene encoding putative BTB/POZ domain-containing protein At2g40440, with amino-acid sequence MADHQRNMDLFHDGLAKIFTEQWHPDVLCLAGEDDHEDPIPANKVILGARSDELRELFDGDGKEKETIILYGMNHEALEVFIEFMYVGNSIQYSEKLKKHARSLYFAANLYSIPLLRDLCRYQLMSSLNIGNALDILEISKDDPREKTLHDEARCYVIRHMKEIAFTREFNSFVKRNTSLTVELIRVLAIRGDRTYPKR; translated from the exons ATGGCCGATCATCAAAGGAACATGGATCTTTTCCATGATGGTCTAGCGAAGATCTTTACAGAACAATGGCACCCCGATGTACTGTGTTTAGCTGGCGAGGATGATCACGAAGATCCTATCCCCGCCAATAAAGTTATTTTG GGAGCAAGATCAGACGAACTCAGAGAGCTTTTTGATGGTGATGGTAAAGAGAAGGAGACGATCATTCTCTACGGAATGAACCATGAAGCGCTAGAGGTTTTCATCGAGTTCATGTACGTTGGAAACTCCATACAGTACTCCGAGAAGTTGAAGAAGCATGCAAGGTCGTTATATTTTGCAGCTAATTTGTACAGCATCCCCTTATTACGAGATCTATGTAGGTACCAACTTATGTCTTCACTTAACATTGGGAATGCTCTTGATATTTTGGAAATCTCGAAAGACGATCCTCGTGAGAAAACTCTCCACGATGAAGCTCGGTGTTATGTCATACGTCACATGAAGGAGATTGCTTTTACTAGAGAGTTTAATTCGTTCGTGAAGAGAAACACAAGTTTAACCGTGGAGCTAATTAGGGTTCTTGCAATAAGAGGGGATAGAACATACCCCAAAAGATAA
- the LOC106405374 gene encoding uncharacterized protein LOC106405374 isoform X1 translates to MVSREYKRDSSLREKFQLLRSITNSNAESETSIIVDASKYIKKLKQKVEKINNETTSEKYFCDPTGHMVTVETLEKGFMIKVMSGKNEAGLLVCVLEAFEDLGLEVVEARVSCMDSFSLHAIGSSNNDDCESMDGESVKQAVAVAIRTWSDSHDPKG, encoded by the exons ATGGTTTCGAGGGAATACAAGAGAGATTCCTCTCTTCGTGAAAAGTTTCAATTGCTTCGTTCAATTACTAACTCTAATGCT GAAAGTGAAACCTCGATCATAGTGGATGCatcaaaatatatcaaaaagcTTAAGCAGAAAGTTGAAAAAATCAACAATGAGACCACGTCTGAGAAATATTTCTGTGATCCTACCGGTCACATG GTTACAGTGGAAACCCTAGAGAAGGGATTCATGATAAAAGTAATGTCAGGGAAGAATGAGGCAGGCTTGTTGGTTTGTGTTCTTGAAGCCTTTGAGGATCTTGGACTTGAGGTTGTTGAAGCTAGGGTTTCATGTATGGACTCATTTAGCTTGCATGCCATTGGTTCATCAAAT AATGATGATTGTGAAAGCATGGATGGTGAATCGGTGAAACAGGCAGTTGCAGTGGCAATCAGGACCTGGAGTGATAGCCATGATCCAAAAGGGTAA
- the LOC106402916 gene encoding glutamate--cysteine ligase, chloroplastic, with protein sequence MGLIRLDSSLSLRLWLTKVSTVSMSVLLKRINHSMTPGETIAASSISIKEESVVATESLTREDLIAYFASGCKPKQKWRIGTEHEKFGFEVNTLRIK encoded by the exons ATGGGATTGATTCGATTGGACTCGTCTCTCTCGTTGAGGCTTTGGTTAACGAAGGTCTCTACAGTGTCCATGTCTGTGCTCCTCAAAC GGATAAATCATTCTATGACTCCTGGAGAAACCATTGCTGCGAGCTCCATTAGTATCAAAG AGGAATCTGTGGTTGCGACTGAGTCGCTTACGAGAGAGGATCTCATTGCTTATTTTGCCTCTGGTTGCAAACCAAAGCAAAAATGGAG GATAGGTACAGAACATGAGAAGTTTGGTTTTGAGGTTAATACTTTGCGCATCAAATAG
- the LOC106405374 gene encoding uncharacterized protein LOC106405374 isoform X2, with amino-acid sequence MVSREYKRDSSLREKFQLLRSITNSNAESETSIIVDASKYIKKLKQKVEKINNETTSEKYFCDPTGHMVTVETLEKGFMIKVMSGKNEAGLLVCVLEAFEDLGLEVVEARVSCMDSFSLHAIGSSNNDDCESMDGESVKQAVAVAIRTWSDSHDPKG; translated from the exons ATGGTTTCGAGGGAATACAAGAGAGATTCCTCTCTTCGTGAAAAGTTTCAATTGCTTCGTTCAATTACTAACTCTAATGCT GAAAGTGAAACCTCGATCATAGTGGATGCatcaaaatatatcaaaaagcTTAAGCAGAAAGTTGAAAAAATCAACAATGAGACCACGTCTGAGAAATATTTCTGTGATCCTACCGGTCACATG GTTACAGTGGAAACCCTAGAGAAGGGATTCATGATAAAAGTAATGTCAGGGAAGAATGAGGCAGGCTTGTTGGTTTGTGTTCTTGAAGCCTTTGAGGATCTTGGACTTGAGGTTGTTGAAGCTAGGGTTTCATGTATGGACTCATTTAGCTTGCATGCCATTGGTTCATCAAAT AATGATGATTGTGAAAGCATGGATGGTGAATCGGTGAAACAGGCAGTTGCAGTGGCAATCAGGACCTGGAGTGATAGCCATGATCCAAAAGG ATAA
- the LOC106405374 gene encoding uncharacterized protein LOC106405374 isoform X4: MVSREYKRDSSLREKFQLLRSITNSNAESETSIIVDASKYIKKLKQKVEKINNETTSEKYFCDPTGHMVTVETLEKGFMIKVMSGKNEAGLLVCVLEAFEDLGLEVVEARVSCMDSFSLHAIGSSNNFNLPE, encoded by the exons ATGGTTTCGAGGGAATACAAGAGAGATTCCTCTCTTCGTGAAAAGTTTCAATTGCTTCGTTCAATTACTAACTCTAATGCT GAAAGTGAAACCTCGATCATAGTGGATGCatcaaaatatatcaaaaagcTTAAGCAGAAAGTTGAAAAAATCAACAATGAGACCACGTCTGAGAAATATTTCTGTGATCCTACCGGTCACATG GTTACAGTGGAAACCCTAGAGAAGGGATTCATGATAAAAGTAATGTCAGGGAAGAATGAGGCAGGCTTGTTGGTTTGTGTTCTTGAAGCCTTTGAGGATCTTGGACTTGAGGTTGTTGAAGCTAGGGTTTCATGTATGGACTCATTTAGCTTGCATGCCATTGGTTCATCAAAT AATTTCAATCTCCCAGAATGA